GGTCACAGACAAACGAATCGAGAGTGATTACTAGGCCTGGTGTCCAAATGACACTGCTCGCCACCAGTGACGATACCAATGGTGCGTGGAGTCTAATCGAGAACGAGGCCGACCCCGGCCAAGGCCCCGCACCCCACTGGCACGAGGAGATGACGGAGGGAATCTACATTCTAGAGGGGGAGGTCAATTTCGAAATCGATGGCGAAGACCGGCAAGCGGGGCCAAGCGAATTCATCTTAATACTACCTCGGAAGGTTCACACGTTCACCGTAGTTTCGAACGAACCGGCGAGGTATCTGATCCTGGCCTCACCCGGTGGATTCGAAGGATACTTCGAGGAACTCCAGGAGCTAAGAGCCGAAAAAGACGAGTGGCCTCCGTCGGATATGACCCCCGTCATTGAGGTGATGGAACGCTACGACACCTACCTCCCACCCGTCGAGTAATACATACCAATGGACAGTTCCGCAATCGAATGTCTTAGTTGGTGACTGGTCCATGCCTTGTATTCAGCGATACCAATAGCTCATCACTGATCGAGAGTTTCGACACAGGTTTGATTTTGGTTCTATGAAGATGCAGACGTGCAACAGCTCCTTCCTTTAACCTTATACTCGTTAGAGAAATGATTTGATAATCGCCTGTATCGAGGTACCGTCGGTGACGTGTTTTCTCCGAGAGAATCAACTCACAGCGGGAAATCCGTCACCGGAATGACGGTGCATTCTCGAACTGCTGAAACGTCTCTTGGAGCGCTTCGCGAAAGAACTCGAGACCATCCGTTCGGTCGGAGCGAACGTGCCACTTGATACTATCATCGCCCATCGGAAGCTCGACGTCGAACGTCGCCCACCATTCACCAGTCAGAATAGTGGGCCAGAGAGAATGCAATCATCACAAACGATTTTCGATGCGCAACGCGAACTTCGAGGTCATGGCAGTTATCCAGTGTAATGGAGCGACCCTCTATTACGAGGAATACGGAGATGGGCAAACGATCATATTTCTCCATGGGGCGTGGGCGGGACTCAGGTATTTCGAACCACAGCTGACGGCACTTTCGAACCAGTATCGGACGGTCGCCCTCGATTTCAGAGGGCACGGTCGATCGGAGAAAACAGAGCAGGGCCACACGGTACGACAATATGCCCGCGATGTCCACGAGTTTCTCGATCGATGTCACTTTGATAATGTTGTGCTCGTCGGCTGGTCAATGGGCGCGGCCGTGACCTGGGAGTATGTCGACCAGTTTGGGACCGAGCAGATTCGAGGGCTGGTAAACATTGACGCCGAGCCATCCCCATTGCAGCAACAGGACGACAAATTTGGACGAATGAATCTAGAGGAACTCAGTACCGTGTTCGTCGACATCCAAACCGACCACCTAAATCTCATCGAGCGGGAAAACCAATTACTGGTAAAAGATTCTCCGTCGCGGGATCTCGAAACGATGATGTTCGACGAGGCGTCGCGTACCCCGCCACCGATTAAGAGCGCGATATTTGCCGATGTCCTACGGAAACCGCCGTACAATCTCAGCGATATTGATGTCCCAACGCTGGTGTGCGCTGGCGCGGATGAAAAGTGGCGGAGCGTCGCCTCCGTGGAGCACGTCGCAAATCTCATCCCGGATAGCAGGTTCGAACTGTTCGAAGAAAGTGGCCACTGTATCACCGTTGAGGAGCCAAAGCGTTTTAATCGAGTCCTGAGCGATTTCGTCGACTCTGTTTGCTGAATACGCGCTTTGTATATTGGCCGATGAATTGAACAGCAAAACTACGGACGATAGTCCGGGCCACAGACGGGTTGCCGGAGATTAGCGTGGCCGGGACGAAAACACGCCCGAGAGCGATACGAATCTAACACAAAATCACACAAACGCGGTTGTTGACGTCCCGAATTGACACAGTTCGGGACAGACGCCGTTCGGCTACTCGTAAGTACGGCAGTTGTATCGGCAGCTATCGGCTAGAAGTTAGCGGGAAGGAGAGGGGCGATGCTGACCATCGCGTCTGTGGTCGGAGAGAAGCAAGATGGAGGTCACACACTGGAAAAATTCGGACGAAATTTATGCTGAGCAATCACTGATAGGGATAACTTCGAGAAAATCTTCAAGTAGCATGCCATTGCGATAGCGGACGTCCTCATTTCGTCGATCGTATTCGATAACCCCATGATCAGCGAGCTTTGGAATATGGGTATGGATGAGTGAGAGCCGGACTTGTTCAGCCGTCGTGGCTTCATCACTTTCCTCAGAGAGGTATGTAACAAGCTCGTTGAGATCCGCTACATCAGTGTCTTCCGCCATTAGATACCAGAGAAGCTGGCGTCGGCGATGGTGAGCGAGTATCCGACAAATTTCGTCCAGTGTATGCAATGAACGATTTTCTGAAACCATATTGCTGGATGTATCAGGGTAAGATACACAAGCAGTAGGGCTGTTCACACGGGGTATCTTTAACCAATAATGAACAGAACCCCCTCCTTCAGATGGCATCGTCCCCTGATGCATTAAGCAATGCGTGTTCGAGCAGCGCCTCGTTCCCGCGTCGGATGAGATCGGAGAGCGACTGCTGACTGATATCGAGCTCCGCAGCTAACTCAGAGAGCGTGATTTGCCTGGGCGTCCGAAAATACCCACGTTGAAGCGCGAGTACCAGTGCATCCCGCTGTTTTTCGGTGAGCACACTGTCAAGGAAATGGTCACCCGCTTCGGTGAGCGTGTGCAGCTGGCCAAGTGTATACTGGATATCGTTCTCACGACAGTGGTTGTGGAATGTGGTAAGATCCTCCTGAGTGGGAAAGAGAATTTCGAACTCCCACGCGTGGGAGTTATACCCATATGCACTTCGAATGATTGTCTCTGCGGCGGTAAATCCTTCAAAGAAGCCGTCTTCGGGAATATTCCAGTTTAGGAGATACAGACGGCGATCATCCACCTCCTCGATTGCCACGAGTTCTTGGACCTGCTCATGAGCCCGGACGCGTTGTTCAAATCCGTCCAAATCCGTATTCCATGCCCAAAATAAGGGGATGACATTCGTCCCAACAGGGACGATGCGCTCGAATTCGATGTGGGTTTCTGTCCCTGCGGTGAGGAGACGACCAAGCGGGAAATTCGTCGCTGGAAGAGAGAGTTCAATAATGGTTGCCATCGATCCGTCCGGTATTCATTCCACAACTCCTTAATCGCTCGTATGGAACCGAGTTTAGCGGATTCCGATTCGAAACTGTAGACGGAAAGGTCGAACTGTTATGTGCCATAGCCTGGAAAACCAGCGAACACGGCACTTCGTCGTCGTATCTATCGGTCAGGAGCGTCGATTTCAACAGCGCCCTCACTCGACACAGTCACCCAATAGCCTGCATACTCAAACGAAACTTCGCCACCAGTATGTGGCGACCCATCTGCTCGCGGTGCAAAGAATGCAGTGAATGCGTCTGGATCGATCGCCTCGTATAACGGTTGTAGTTCCTCCCTGGATTGTTCGTCTGATTCTGCAACCATTCGAAGAATTTGCTCAGTTACCGAGCGAGGTCTACTATTGTGCGATGGTCTATTCTCGATATCAATTGAGCCCGGTTTTATGAGTTCCTCACAAAAGAACAGCCACGGTGATGTCACAAGGTCTTATTGTGGCAACTGTTCTCAACGAGTCCATAAACTGGAACCACGAATAAGGAATTATTGAGGTTTTCTAAACATTTGGGCACAGCATCGTCTCTGGGAAGACTAGACTCTCATTCCGTCGTGCGATTACTCCTACTCCTTCGTTCGCTAACTTCTAGCAGTGCCTCAAGCCGATCATTGCTCTGATAGCGAATGGTTCCTTCCTGCCAATTATATTTGATTAGACCGTAATTAGCCATCTTCGGCAAATGACGGTGGCGCAGATTCATCCGAAGACGATCACGAGATATCTCAAGATCGTCGATGAGCACATCAACGAGTACTGAGACTGCAGTTGAGACCCCGTCCATCTCCGAGAGGAGGCAGAGAGTATAGCGGCGCTGTTGGTTGGCGAGGATTTCAAACAGTGCGTCGAGCGATAGTTCCGCTGGATCGGTGGTATCACGTGTCATTGTCTGTTGCTCAGTAAAATACTGACGAACATCTGTAGCCATAAGTTTTCTTTTTGATATTTTTGGAGCATGGGTCGATATCCGCCGAGTGGTGTTTTTTCATAGGAATGTTAGCTAGCATTTTAATCTTTTGGCTAATAATATATAAATACTTATTTGTAAGCAATAATGTGAAGGAGATCATTTAACCGATTAATTTCACCACATCACTCTGTGCTGCAAGAAATCGGGGTGCCATCTGTCTTATTAGCTGAGGTCTTCCTTACTTTCGATGGACCCTGAGTTACTGAATGGAGACATTCCTCTAATCATCCAAACGACGCCAAGCTAGACTCGGTATACTGCCCTAACTCCTGCTCGATATCCGATTCGCGCCACCCAAGCGGTGACAATACACTCGCTGCTGCCCGAACCAACAACTCTTGATAAAACCCGACATCATACTCGTCCACCTCTTCATTTGCCAACATTACCCGCTCCCGCAATTTCTTCGCATCATCAACCACCACATACGACACACTCTGACCAGGCGCACGCGCCAACCCCAAATCAGACGCCCGCTCCAGCGCTGCTACACTCCGCGTTGATTGCGTATAATCCTCCTTCTTCTTCGAAACGCGATTCGTGATCACCAACTCATTCGGATCAACCGCTCCACGCTCAAGGCGATCGACCCACGACCGCAGTTCCTCACAAACCATTTCCGGATCACGATATTCATCCACTGCCTGAATCAACGCTTTCTGCGCATCGTCGATGTACGACGGCGTACTCCTTTGACGACACTCAATGCCCCGATATTTGTACTCGTCTTCAGCAGCGACTTTCCCGAAGTACTTCGTCAACGCACCGGCATCCGAATCACGTAACGGCACAAACGATATCCAGTCGTAGTGGGCTTCATGCTCAAGCCGAATCTCTACCTCCTCGGAAATCTCCGAGACAAGCTCCGAAAGTGACGTCTGTTCCTCGCCTTCAATCGGCGTCACCCACACGCTATCGACGATACCATGCACAATCCGCCATCCATGCTCCTCGAGTACCGCTTTTGTCTCTAACAGGATCTCCCGAGCAAACGCGTTAATCGCTTCGTGGCACTCGATCCGCCCGAACTTCGCATTTGAAAAGCCCTGATAGCCGAAACAAGACACCAGAATCCACTTGATCGCACTGGATTGGCCTTCCAATTCATCACGACGCTCTTCGTCCTCAGTCTCTCGAATCTCAGCTTTGATTGCATCCCTGTCTTCAATCAGCGGCTCAAGCACATCCGGAAGATAGCCCCGCTCGTTACAAATTGAATACCCGATGCCCGGCACGTCCCCTCGACCAGCATGGCACTCACACCGAATCTTTTCCGGACTCACGTTCCGCGTGACGATGATATTCGGATACAACGACGAGAAATCGAGTTCATGAACGTTCTCGTGCATGCCGACATCCGGTGCAAAGGTGAACCCACCACGGTCGGCGTCGTGCAGCTGGCGCATCGTTTTGAACTTCTCGTGACGCCACGATCGCCAGGGCACGAGCACATCTCGCCTACATGCTTCCTGAATTTGAATTCCGGTCAAGATGTTCCCAATCGACGACCACGCCAACTCCTGCAGTGGTTTTCCCGACTGTTCGACGAGATATAGACAGCCATCGAGGTTGGTCTGATTCCACATGAACGTGTTCGAGCCGTCGATGATAACTCGTCCAGGAAGATTGTACCGTGCTGGTGAGTGCCCGACCTGTCCGTAGCTTTCGTAGGTCGATTCACCTGCCAACTGCTGCCATCCGGGCCGTCGTCCAAGCTGGAATTCCATGTCGAGTCGATCAGCCTGCTGGAAGAGAACCGGAATGAGATCGCTGGTATTCAAGAAAAGAACGTCCGGGTCAACCGACTCAACACGAGTCGAAAGCGTCGTTAGCACGTCCTCCCCACTCCCAGTCACCGTCTCATCGTCAATTGTGAGTTCAGTAACCCGCTCACTCGCGAGTTCTGTCTCCGAAACAGCAATCTGCATCTCCGAGAGTTCGTGGGTCGGCAGTGGGTCAATTTCCTCTTCGAGACAGTAGCGGAACTCCCGCGAGAAGTCGACGTTGTAGCAGCGATACTCACCGGGCGAGCCCCACTTACTTACCATTCGTGCCACCGAATTCACCGCCTTGAGGTCGACTACAGCCACTTGGAGTACTTGCTCGGGGTCGTGCCGGAAGCTCACGCGTTCTTCGACGATAGCAACCCGAGCAACAGCGGGATGATCACGGAGTGCAGCACGTGCCATGGAAAACTCACCATCGTTATGCACAGAGACGTAGATCGTCGGCGTATACGAGTCATCGACCTCGCAGGTCACCCCCGTCTCGGTTAGCGACCATTTGAGCACGTCGTCGTTGACGTAATCGATTTTGTACACCATCGCCTCATCCCTGATCGTTCAAATCGTCCTCTAAGTGATCGAGTCGATCCACCAAGTCGTCGATTTGGGTCTGTTGTTCGATCAAGATCGAGATGAGGGTCGGCGTCTCGACAAACAGAGGTTTGTGGACCGTGCTGGGGTCGGTATGCAGCTGTGCGTACTCCAAGAGTCGATCGAGGACTACTCGATCAGTTGGTCGAAGTGACCGGCGATACTCGTCCCATCCTGCCTTGATGTGGTTGGTGTAGCTCATTACAAGTAGACATAACCACCGACATACCCTTAGGCAAGCCAGGGTCGCTTCCGAATGTTCCAATACCAGAAAGTTCGATAGTAATCGGTGTGGGTGTCGGTCGTGCTGGTCACCATATTGGAGAAAGAAAACACTCTGCTCACTCGCTATTGTCTGCCGGTCGAATACAGCAATAAGAACCCACTGGAAACTCGAGATATCCCTGGAATTTGGCGGGGTGAATTTCATATTCTGTTCGTAAAATATCGATGCGGGCGTAATGTTGTCGAATGTATTGGTGGATGAGCTGGTGGTGAATATCACGCTACTTCAGGATCGTACGAAAGATGATTGCAGATGGTTCGGTACCTCCTCAATTGACGGAATGTACCCTAATCTGCTATCGTCAGTCACGATCCGAGAGACCAGCTAATAGCCACGAAATTCGACCTATTCCGTTCGTTTCCGATTCAGGTTTCCGAAACTCCAGTTCTCAATACGGGTTCACTGACCAACAGATGTGCTCACGTATCGAAAGAGACAGCGGGGGAAAGGGAGAACTAGCCCTCACAACCACGCACCACCACACAATTGGGTGATGGCGCCAGACGGTGTCGTGGTGCTGGCCTGTGTGAGAGCGTA
The Haladaptatus caseinilyticus DNA segment above includes these coding regions:
- a CDS encoding cupin domain-containing protein gives rise to the protein MTLLATSDDTNGAWSLIENEADPGQGPAPHWHEEMTEGIYILEGEVNFEIDGEDRQAGPSEFILILPRKVHTFTVVSNEPARYLILASPGGFEGYFEELQELRAEKDEWPPSDMTPVIEVMERYDTYLPPVE
- a CDS encoding alpha/beta fold hydrolase, which gives rise to MRNANFEVMAVIQCNGATLYYEEYGDGQTIIFLHGAWAGLRYFEPQLTALSNQYRTVALDFRGHGRSEKTEQGHTVRQYARDVHEFLDRCHFDNVVLVGWSMGAAVTWEYVDQFGTEQIRGLVNIDAEPSPLQQQDDKFGRMNLEELSTVFVDIQTDHLNLIERENQLLVKDSPSRDLETMMFDEASRTPPPIKSAIFADVLRKPPYNLSDIDVPTLVCAGADEKWRSVASVEHVANLIPDSRFELFEESGHCITVEEPKRFNRVLSDFVDSVC
- a CDS encoding DUF7344 domain-containing protein; the encoded protein is MHQGTMPSEGGGSVHYWLKIPRVNSPTACVSYPDTSSNMVSENRSLHTLDEICRILAHHRRRQLLWYLMAEDTDVADLNELVTYLSEESDEATTAEQVRLSLIHTHIPKLADHGVIEYDRRNEDVRYRNGMLLEDFLEVIPISDCSA
- a CDS encoding helix-turn-helix domain-containing protein, translated to MATIIELSLPATNFPLGRLLTAGTETHIEFERIVPVGTNVIPLFWAWNTDLDGFEQRVRAHEQVQELVAIEEVDDRRLYLLNWNIPEDGFFEGFTAAETIIRSAYGYNSHAWEFEILFPTQEDLTTFHNHCRENDIQYTLGQLHTLTEAGDHFLDSVLTEKQRDALVLALQRGYFRTPRQITLSELAAELDISQQSLSDLIRRGNEALLEHALLNASGDDAI
- a CDS encoding HalOD1 output domain-containing protein gives rise to the protein MTSPWLFFCEELIKPGSIDIENRPSHNSRPRSVTEQILRMVAESDEQSREELQPLYEAIDPDAFTAFFAPRADGSPHTGGEVSFEYAGYWVTVSSEGAVEIDAPDR
- a CDS encoding DUF7344 domain-containing protein; translated protein: MTRDTTDPAELSLDALFEILANQQRRYTLCLLSEMDGVSTAVSVLVDVLIDDLEISRDRLRMNLRHRHLPKMANYGLIKYNWQEGTIRYQSNDRLEALLEVSERRSRSNRTTE
- a CDS encoding type B DNA-directed DNA polymerase, with the protein product MVYKIDYVNDDVLKWSLTETGVTCEVDDSYTPTIYVSVHNDGEFSMARAALRDHPAVARVAIVEERVSFRHDPEQVLQVAVVDLKAVNSVARMVSKWGSPGEYRCYNVDFSREFRYCLEEEIDPLPTHELSEMQIAVSETELASERVTELTIDDETVTGSGEDVLTTLSTRVESVDPDVLFLNTSDLIPVLFQQADRLDMEFQLGRRPGWQQLAGESTYESYGQVGHSPARYNLPGRVIIDGSNTFMWNQTNLDGCLYLVEQSGKPLQELAWSSIGNILTGIQIQEACRRDVLVPWRSWRHEKFKTMRQLHDADRGGFTFAPDVGMHENVHELDFSSLYPNIIVTRNVSPEKIRCECHAGRGDVPGIGYSICNERGYLPDVLEPLIEDRDAIKAEIRETEDEERRDELEGQSSAIKWILVSCFGYQGFSNAKFGRIECHEAINAFAREILLETKAVLEEHGWRIVHGIVDSVWVTPIEGEEQTSLSELVSEISEEVEIRLEHEAHYDWISFVPLRDSDAGALTKYFGKVAAEDEYKYRGIECRQRSTPSYIDDAQKALIQAVDEYRDPEMVCEELRSWVDRLERGAVDPNELVITNRVSKKKEDYTQSTRSVAALERASDLGLARAPGQSVSYVVVDDAKKLRERVMLANEEVDEYDVGFYQELLVRAAASVLSPLGWRESDIEQELGQYTESSLASFG